A genomic segment from Gadus morhua chromosome 4, gadMor3.0, whole genome shotgun sequence encodes:
- the kdm2bb gene encoding lysine (K)-specific demethylase 2Bb isoform X1, with amino-acid sequence MMAQSMETCAESGRQLRSICRRMYDENEDFSDVEEIVNIRGFSLEEKLASNRYNADFVQAMEGKDFTYEYVQREALRSPLIFKLKDGLGIRMPDEEFTVSEIKGLVGSRRSVDVMDVSTQKGSEMTMAQFVRYYETPEKEREKLFNVISLEFSHTKLEHLIKRPTVVDLVDWVDNMWPSELKQRQTESTNVISEMKYPKVQRYCLMSVKGCYTDFHIDFGGTSVWYHVFKGKKVFWLVPPTPHNLALYEDWVLSGKQSDIFLGDRADGCQRVELKQGNTFFIPSGWIHAVYTPEDTLVFGGNILHSFNIPMQLSIYEIENRTKVNSKFRYPFYHEMCWYVLERYVCCLTKKSYLSKELHKDRTLQDSEVKMGTASPPSHPPARDVDETRAGDHQEGDKADSQEDRCIHTPAFPKDPSGRPCGPGAPEPRGRHTHLTEFELEGLQALVDKLEALPENKRCVPEGLKEPQALLEHMKVLLKEHADDDPKLAISGVPVVSWTTATTKPPAPPTPNRPKPKMAASPASPVVKLPAGRAASGSRRRRTRCRRCEACTRSECGACHFCNDMKKFGGPGRMKQSCIMRQCIAPVLPHTAVCLVCGEAGKEDTVEAEEDKVSLMLMECSICNEILHPACLKVKDSGGVVNDELPNCWECPKCSHAGKSGKALKQKRGPGFKYASNLPGSLLREPRLDLRDIKEEEPDPHADVATATAGYVFGGEVPSVKKMLGDWERKDSLKKRSGGSGEEEDDEEEGEEPVRKRPPVMSQDGEEPVRKRPPMMSQEGEEPVRRRPPMMSPEGEAPVRKRPPLMSLEGEEPVRKRPPVTSPDGEESVRKRPPMMSLEGEEPVRKRPPGMSLEGEEPVRKRTPGMSPEGEEPVRKRTPMMSLEGAPRPRLEGNPLRKKRKLFDTNDEDVIKKKKRPSKPDNSGTLTLFRQIKTEPDDGDYGDAPSGDQGEFLAKQDRYRDPPHVKEPATDEDEGGPQGEEEEEKPVKQEVNPGDAEVKIKVPPTAASRVSDWRSSSCASRAGPSEAIGGQGRGPGPLKGRLQRRRLPNKELSRELSKELNPEINPGLAPPPTPTSANRGRRPPKRVKPSTDGSCRSIKTEEPPDPQPILTNHGGRTVKAEEASANPSRRPAIKSEPQGEGEEPKPHQPKRALHSQDATQDAGRFSPPPLGCSRPPAVPPRPTHPLHKLHPPTERHVIRPPPISPPPDRLPLANGRTHALRRELWRAVFGQLTHGELCTCMRVCKTWNRWCCDKQLWRRVEVRRCRSISALMLSGVIRRQPVALDLGWTNISKTQLSWLIHRLPGLRVLLLSGCSWAAASALCTSSGPLLRTLDVQWVEGLADPQMRDLLSPPTDSRPGQSDSRSRLRNVEELRLAGLDITDATLRLLILHMPALTLLDLSYCNHVTDQSVNLLTAAGTATRDSLTHVSLAVCNRVTDQCLAYFKRCGSICHIDLRYCKLVTREGCQRFIAEMSVSVPFGLREEKLLQRIS; translated from the exons ATGATGGCTCAGAGCATGGAAACGTGTGCGGAATCTGGACGCCAGCTG CGCTCCATCTGCCGGAGGATGTACGATGAAAACGAAGACTTTTCTGACGTGGAGGAAATTGTCAACATCAGAGGATTTAGTCTAGAGGAAAAACTCGCCAGTAATAGATACAATGCAGACTTTGTCCAGGCGATGGAAGGCAAAG ATTTCACCTATGAATATGTTCAGCGAGAAGCTCTAAGGAGCCCACTTATATTCAAACTCAAAGATGGCCTTGGGATCAG AATGCCTGACGAAGAATTTACCGTCAGTGAAATTAAAGGTTTAGTTG GCAGCCGTCGCTCAGTGGACGTCATGGACGTGAGCACGCAGAAGGGCTCGGAGATGACCATGGCGCAGTTCGTCCGCTACTATGAGACCccggagaaagagcgagagaaactgTTCAACGTCATCAGCTTAGAGTTCAGCCACACCAAGCTGGAGCACCTCATCAAACGCCCTACTGTG GTGGACCTAGTGGACTGGGTGGACAACATGTGGCCGTCTGAACTCAAGCAAAGACAAACCGAGTCCACCAACGTCATCTCAGAGATGAAGTACCCTAAAGTGCAGAG GTATTGTCTGATGAGTGTCAAGGGCTGCTATACAGACTTCCACATTGATTTCGGCGGGACTTCGGTATGGTATCACGTCTTCAAGGGAAAAAAG GTTTTCTGGCTGgtgccccccacccctcacaacCTGGCCCTCTATGAGGACTGGGTGCTATCAGGCAAGCAGAGCGACATCTTCTTGGGGGACCGGGCTGACGGGTGCCAGAGAGTGGAGCTGAAGCAGGGAAATACCTTCTTCATCCCCTCAG GATGGATCCATGCTGTCTACACCCCCGAGGATACCCTGGTGTTCGGAGGAAACATCCTTCACAGCTTCAACATTCCCATGCAGCTCAGCATCTATGAGATAGAGAACAGGACGAAG GTGAACTCCAAATTCCGCTACCCGTTTTACCACGAGATGTGCTGGTATGTGTTGGAGCGGTACGTCTGCTGCCTGACCAAGAAGTCCTACCTCTCCAAGGAGCTCCACAAAGATCGCACGCTTCAAG ACTCTGAGGTAAAGATGGGCACAGCGAGCCCCCCCTCGCACCCCCCCGCCCGGGACGTGGACGAGACCCGGGCGGGGGACCACCAGGAGGGGGACAAAGCAGACTCCCAGGAGGACAGATGCATCCACACGCCCGCGTTCCCCAAAGACCCCTCCGGAAGACCCTGTGGCCCCGGCGCCCCGGAGCCCCGCGGCCGACACACCCACCTGACAGAGTTTGAGTTGGAGGGGCTCCAGGCTCTGGTGGACAAGCTGGAGGCCCTCCCGGAGAACAAGAGGTGTGTCCCCGAAGGGCTGAAGGAGCCACAGGCGCTGCTGGAACACATGAAG GTTCTCCTAAAAGAGCATGCAGATGACGACCCCAAACTAGCGATCAGTGGGGTTCCTGTGGTCTCCTGGACAACTGCCACCACCAAG CCTCCGGCTCCGCCGACGCCCAACCGCCCCAAACCCAAGATGGCCGCCTCTCCCGCGTCGCCGGTGGTCAAACTGCCGGCGGGCCGCGCGGCGTCGGGCTCCCGGAGGCGCCGGACGCGCTGCCGCCGCTGCGAGGCGTGCACGCGCAGCGAGTGCGGCGCCTGTCACTTCTGCAACGACATGAAGAAGTTTGGCGGGCCGGGCCGCATGAAGCAGTCCTGCATCATGAGGCAGTGCATCGCT cccgtgCTGCCCCACACCGCCGTGTGTCTGGTCTGCGGTGAGGCGGGCAAGGAGGACACGGTGGAGGCCGAGGAGGACAAGGTCAGCCTCATGCTCATGGAATGCTCCATCTGCAACGAGATCCTCCACCCCGCTTGCCTGAAG GTGAAAGACTCGGGCGGAGTCGTCAACGACGAGCTGCCCAACTGCTGGGAATGCCCCAAGTGCAGCCATGCTGGAAAAAGTGGGAAA GCCCTGAAGCAAAAGAGGGGTCCAGGGTTCAAGTACGCGTCCAACCTGCCCGGGTCGCTGCTCAGAGAGCCGCGCCTCGACCTCCGGGACatcaaggaggaggagcccgACCCCCACGCCGACGTCGCCACGGCAACCGCCGGGTACGTGTTCGGCGGAGAGGTGCCTTCCGTGAAGAAGATGTTGGGGGATTGGGAGAGGAAGGACAGCTTGAAGAAGCGCAGTGGAGGTAGtggggaggaagaagatgatgaggaggagggggaggagcctgtgagGAAGAGGCCTCCTGTGATGTCGCAAGATGGGGAGGAGCCTGTGAGGAAGAGGCCTCCCATGATGTCgcaagagggggaggagcctgtgagGAGAAGGCCACCCATGATGTCACCAGAGGGGGAGGCGCCTGTTAGGAAGAGGCCTCCTCTGATGTCactagagggggaggagcctgtgagGAAGAGGCCTCCTGTGACGTCACCAGACGGGGAGGAGTCTGTTAGGAAGAGGCCTCCTATGATGTCgctagagggggaggagcctgtgagGAAGAGGCCTCCTGGGATGTCactagagggggaggagcctgtgagGAAGAGGACTCCTGGGATGTcaccagagggggaggagcctgtgagGAAGAGGACTCCCATGATGTCACTAGAAGGGGCGCCCCGGCCGAGGCTTGAGGGCAACCcactgaggaagaagaggaagctgTTCGACACAAACGATGAAGATGTCATCAAGAAGAAG aAGAGGCCTTCAAAGCCCGACAACTCTGGCACCCTGACGCTGTTCCGGCAGATCAAAACGGAACCCGACGACGGTGACTATGGCGACGCACCCTCCGGCGACCAAGGGGAGTTCCTCGCAAAACAGGACAGGTACCGGGACCCGCCTCACGTGAAGGAACCCGCCACGGACGAAGACGAAGGAGGCCCACAGggcgaggaagaagaggagaaaccCGTCAAACAGGAAGTCAATCCGGGCGATGCAGAGGTCAAAATCAAGGTCCCGCCCACAGCTGCGTCCAGAGTGAGCGACTGGCGCTCCTCTTCCTGCGCTTCTCGGGCGGGGCCCAGCGAGGCCATCGGCGGCCAGGGGCGGGGCCCTGGTCCCCTCAAGGGCCGCCTCCAGCGCCGGCGTCTGCCCAACAAGGAGCTGAGCAGGGAGCTGAGCAAGGAGCTCAACCCGGAGATCAACCCCgggctggccccgcccccaacgCCGACGTCAGCCAATCGCGGTCGAAGGCCGCCGAAGAGGGTGAAGCCGTCGACCGATGGCAGCTGCCGATCGATTAAGACGGAGGAACCGCCGGACCCCCAGCCGATCCTGACCAATCACGGCGGCAGGACGGTGAAAGCGGAAGAGGCCTCGGCCAATCCGAGCCGCAGACCGGCGATCAAGAGCGAACCCcagggcgagggggaggagcctaagCCACACCAACCAAAGCGGGCGCTGCACAGCCAGGATGCCACCCAAGACGCCGGCAGGttctcccctcccccgctgGGCTGCAGTCGACCCCCGGCCGTCCCGCCCAGACCGACCCACCCTCTGCACAAGCTCCACCCCCCTACGGAGCGCCACGTCATCAGGCCGCCGCCCATCAGCCCCCCTCCGGACCGCCTGCCGCTGGCCAACGGCCGGACGCACGCGCTGCGGCGGGAGCTGTGGAGGGCGGTGTTCGGCCAGCTCACGCACGGCGAGCTGTGCACCTGCATGCGCGTCTGCAAGACCTGGAACCGATG GTGCTGTGACAAGCAGCTGTGGCGGCGTGTGGAGGTGCGGCGCTGCAGGTCCATCAGCGCCCTGATGCTGAGCGGGGTGATCCGCCGGCAGCCCGTGGCCCTGGACCTCGGCTGGACCAACATCTCCAAGACCCAGCTCAGCTGGCTCATCCACAGGCTGCCTG GTCTGagggtgctgctgctgtctggGTGCTCGTGGGCGGCGGCGTCGGCCCTGTgcacctccagcggccccctgCTGAGGACCCTGGACGTCCAGTGGGTGGAGGGGCTCGCCGACCCCCAGATGAGAGAcctgctctccccccccacgGACAGCAGACCAG GCCAGAGTGACAGCCGGAGCCGGCTGCGTAACGTGGAGGAGCTGCGGCTGGCGGGGCTGGACATCACGGACGCCACGCTGCGGCTGCTCATCCTCCACATGCCGGCGCTCACCCTGCTGGACCTCAGCTACTGCAACCACGTCACCGACCAGTCGGTCAACCTGCTGACCGCCGCCGGCACCGCCACAAGGGACTCCCTGACGCACGTCAGCCTCGCGG
- the kdm2bb gene encoding lysine (K)-specific demethylase 2Bb isoform X2 codes for MMAQSMETCAESGRQLRSICRRMYDENEDFSDVEEIVNIRGFSLEEKLASNRYNADFVQAMEGKDFTYEYVQREALRSPLIFKLKDGLGIRMPDEEFTVSEIKGLVGSRRSVDVMDVSTQKGSEMTMAQFVRYYETPEKEREKLFNVISLEFSHTKLEHLIKRPTVVDLVDWVDNMWPSELKQRQTESTNVISEMKYPKVQRYCLMSVKGCYTDFHIDFGGTSVWYHVFKGKKVFWLVPPTPHNLALYEDWVLSGKQSDIFLGDRADGCQRVELKQGNTFFIPSGWIHAVYTPEDTLVFGGNILHSFNIPMQLSIYEIENRTKVNSKFRYPFYHEMCWYVLERYVCCLTKKSYLSKELHKDRTLQDSEVKMGTASPPSHPPARDVDETRAGDHQEGDKADSQEDRCIHTPAFPKDPSGRPCGPGAPEPRGRHTHLTEFELEGLQALVDKLEALPENKRCVPEGLKEPQALLEHMKVLLKEHADDDPKLAISGVPVVSWTTATTKPPAPPTPNRPKPKMAASPASPVVKLPAGRAASGSRRRRTRCRRCEACTRSECGACHFCNDMKKFGGPGRMKQSCIMRQCIAPVLPHTAVCLVCGEAGKEDTVEAEEDKVSLMLMECSICNEILHPACLKVKDSGGVVNDELPNCWECPKCSHAGKSGKALKQKRGPGFKYASNLPGSLLREPRLDLRDIKEEEPDPHADVATATAGYVFGGEVPSVKKMLGDWERKDSLKKRSGGSGEEEDDEEEGEEPVRKRPPVMSQDGEEPVRKRPPMMSQEGEEPVRRRPPMMSPEGEAPVRKRPPLMSLEGEEPVRKRPPVTSPDGEESVRKRPPMMSLEGEEPVRKRPPGMSLEGEEPVRKRTPGMSPEGEEPVRKRTPMMSLEGAPRPRLEGNPLRKKRKLFDTNDEDVIKKKRPSKPDNSGTLTLFRQIKTEPDDGDYGDAPSGDQGEFLAKQDRYRDPPHVKEPATDEDEGGPQGEEEEEKPVKQEVNPGDAEVKIKVPPTAASRVSDWRSSSCASRAGPSEAIGGQGRGPGPLKGRLQRRRLPNKELSRELSKELNPEINPGLAPPPTPTSANRGRRPPKRVKPSTDGSCRSIKTEEPPDPQPILTNHGGRTVKAEEASANPSRRPAIKSEPQGEGEEPKPHQPKRALHSQDATQDAGRFSPPPLGCSRPPAVPPRPTHPLHKLHPPTERHVIRPPPISPPPDRLPLANGRTHALRRELWRAVFGQLTHGELCTCMRVCKTWNRWCCDKQLWRRVEVRRCRSISALMLSGVIRRQPVALDLGWTNISKTQLSWLIHRLPGLRVLLLSGCSWAAASALCTSSGPLLRTLDVQWVEGLADPQMRDLLSPPTDSRPGQSDSRSRLRNVEELRLAGLDITDATLRLLILHMPALTLLDLSYCNHVTDQSVNLLTAAGTATRDSLTHVSLAVCNRVTDQCLAYFKRCGSICHIDLRYCKLVTREGCQRFIAEMSVSVPFGLREEKLLQRIS; via the exons ATGATGGCTCAGAGCATGGAAACGTGTGCGGAATCTGGACGCCAGCTG CGCTCCATCTGCCGGAGGATGTACGATGAAAACGAAGACTTTTCTGACGTGGAGGAAATTGTCAACATCAGAGGATTTAGTCTAGAGGAAAAACTCGCCAGTAATAGATACAATGCAGACTTTGTCCAGGCGATGGAAGGCAAAG ATTTCACCTATGAATATGTTCAGCGAGAAGCTCTAAGGAGCCCACTTATATTCAAACTCAAAGATGGCCTTGGGATCAG AATGCCTGACGAAGAATTTACCGTCAGTGAAATTAAAGGTTTAGTTG GCAGCCGTCGCTCAGTGGACGTCATGGACGTGAGCACGCAGAAGGGCTCGGAGATGACCATGGCGCAGTTCGTCCGCTACTATGAGACCccggagaaagagcgagagaaactgTTCAACGTCATCAGCTTAGAGTTCAGCCACACCAAGCTGGAGCACCTCATCAAACGCCCTACTGTG GTGGACCTAGTGGACTGGGTGGACAACATGTGGCCGTCTGAACTCAAGCAAAGACAAACCGAGTCCACCAACGTCATCTCAGAGATGAAGTACCCTAAAGTGCAGAG GTATTGTCTGATGAGTGTCAAGGGCTGCTATACAGACTTCCACATTGATTTCGGCGGGACTTCGGTATGGTATCACGTCTTCAAGGGAAAAAAG GTTTTCTGGCTGgtgccccccacccctcacaacCTGGCCCTCTATGAGGACTGGGTGCTATCAGGCAAGCAGAGCGACATCTTCTTGGGGGACCGGGCTGACGGGTGCCAGAGAGTGGAGCTGAAGCAGGGAAATACCTTCTTCATCCCCTCAG GATGGATCCATGCTGTCTACACCCCCGAGGATACCCTGGTGTTCGGAGGAAACATCCTTCACAGCTTCAACATTCCCATGCAGCTCAGCATCTATGAGATAGAGAACAGGACGAAG GTGAACTCCAAATTCCGCTACCCGTTTTACCACGAGATGTGCTGGTATGTGTTGGAGCGGTACGTCTGCTGCCTGACCAAGAAGTCCTACCTCTCCAAGGAGCTCCACAAAGATCGCACGCTTCAAG ACTCTGAGGTAAAGATGGGCACAGCGAGCCCCCCCTCGCACCCCCCCGCCCGGGACGTGGACGAGACCCGGGCGGGGGACCACCAGGAGGGGGACAAAGCAGACTCCCAGGAGGACAGATGCATCCACACGCCCGCGTTCCCCAAAGACCCCTCCGGAAGACCCTGTGGCCCCGGCGCCCCGGAGCCCCGCGGCCGACACACCCACCTGACAGAGTTTGAGTTGGAGGGGCTCCAGGCTCTGGTGGACAAGCTGGAGGCCCTCCCGGAGAACAAGAGGTGTGTCCCCGAAGGGCTGAAGGAGCCACAGGCGCTGCTGGAACACATGAAG GTTCTCCTAAAAGAGCATGCAGATGACGACCCCAAACTAGCGATCAGTGGGGTTCCTGTGGTCTCCTGGACAACTGCCACCACCAAG CCTCCGGCTCCGCCGACGCCCAACCGCCCCAAACCCAAGATGGCCGCCTCTCCCGCGTCGCCGGTGGTCAAACTGCCGGCGGGCCGCGCGGCGTCGGGCTCCCGGAGGCGCCGGACGCGCTGCCGCCGCTGCGAGGCGTGCACGCGCAGCGAGTGCGGCGCCTGTCACTTCTGCAACGACATGAAGAAGTTTGGCGGGCCGGGCCGCATGAAGCAGTCCTGCATCATGAGGCAGTGCATCGCT cccgtgCTGCCCCACACCGCCGTGTGTCTGGTCTGCGGTGAGGCGGGCAAGGAGGACACGGTGGAGGCCGAGGAGGACAAGGTCAGCCTCATGCTCATGGAATGCTCCATCTGCAACGAGATCCTCCACCCCGCTTGCCTGAAG GTGAAAGACTCGGGCGGAGTCGTCAACGACGAGCTGCCCAACTGCTGGGAATGCCCCAAGTGCAGCCATGCTGGAAAAAGTGGGAAA GCCCTGAAGCAAAAGAGGGGTCCAGGGTTCAAGTACGCGTCCAACCTGCCCGGGTCGCTGCTCAGAGAGCCGCGCCTCGACCTCCGGGACatcaaggaggaggagcccgACCCCCACGCCGACGTCGCCACGGCAACCGCCGGGTACGTGTTCGGCGGAGAGGTGCCTTCCGTGAAGAAGATGTTGGGGGATTGGGAGAGGAAGGACAGCTTGAAGAAGCGCAGTGGAGGTAGtggggaggaagaagatgatgaggaggagggggaggagcctgtgagGAAGAGGCCTCCTGTGATGTCGCAAGATGGGGAGGAGCCTGTGAGGAAGAGGCCTCCCATGATGTCgcaagagggggaggagcctgtgagGAGAAGGCCACCCATGATGTCACCAGAGGGGGAGGCGCCTGTTAGGAAGAGGCCTCCTCTGATGTCactagagggggaggagcctgtgagGAAGAGGCCTCCTGTGACGTCACCAGACGGGGAGGAGTCTGTTAGGAAGAGGCCTCCTATGATGTCgctagagggggaggagcctgtgagGAAGAGGCCTCCTGGGATGTCactagagggggaggagcctgtgagGAAGAGGACTCCTGGGATGTcaccagagggggaggagcctgtgagGAAGAGGACTCCCATGATGTCACTAGAAGGGGCGCCCCGGCCGAGGCTTGAGGGCAACCcactgaggaagaagaggaagctgTTCGACACAAACGATGAAGATGTCATCAAGAAGAAG AGGCCTTCAAAGCCCGACAACTCTGGCACCCTGACGCTGTTCCGGCAGATCAAAACGGAACCCGACGACGGTGACTATGGCGACGCACCCTCCGGCGACCAAGGGGAGTTCCTCGCAAAACAGGACAGGTACCGGGACCCGCCTCACGTGAAGGAACCCGCCACGGACGAAGACGAAGGAGGCCCACAGggcgaggaagaagaggagaaaccCGTCAAACAGGAAGTCAATCCGGGCGATGCAGAGGTCAAAATCAAGGTCCCGCCCACAGCTGCGTCCAGAGTGAGCGACTGGCGCTCCTCTTCCTGCGCTTCTCGGGCGGGGCCCAGCGAGGCCATCGGCGGCCAGGGGCGGGGCCCTGGTCCCCTCAAGGGCCGCCTCCAGCGCCGGCGTCTGCCCAACAAGGAGCTGAGCAGGGAGCTGAGCAAGGAGCTCAACCCGGAGATCAACCCCgggctggccccgcccccaacgCCGACGTCAGCCAATCGCGGTCGAAGGCCGCCGAAGAGGGTGAAGCCGTCGACCGATGGCAGCTGCCGATCGATTAAGACGGAGGAACCGCCGGACCCCCAGCCGATCCTGACCAATCACGGCGGCAGGACGGTGAAAGCGGAAGAGGCCTCGGCCAATCCGAGCCGCAGACCGGCGATCAAGAGCGAACCCcagggcgagggggaggagcctaagCCACACCAACCAAAGCGGGCGCTGCACAGCCAGGATGCCACCCAAGACGCCGGCAGGttctcccctcccccgctgGGCTGCAGTCGACCCCCGGCCGTCCCGCCCAGACCGACCCACCCTCTGCACAAGCTCCACCCCCCTACGGAGCGCCACGTCATCAGGCCGCCGCCCATCAGCCCCCCTCCGGACCGCCTGCCGCTGGCCAACGGCCGGACGCACGCGCTGCGGCGGGAGCTGTGGAGGGCGGTGTTCGGCCAGCTCACGCACGGCGAGCTGTGCACCTGCATGCGCGTCTGCAAGACCTGGAACCGATG GTGCTGTGACAAGCAGCTGTGGCGGCGTGTGGAGGTGCGGCGCTGCAGGTCCATCAGCGCCCTGATGCTGAGCGGGGTGATCCGCCGGCAGCCCGTGGCCCTGGACCTCGGCTGGACCAACATCTCCAAGACCCAGCTCAGCTGGCTCATCCACAGGCTGCCTG GTCTGagggtgctgctgctgtctggGTGCTCGTGGGCGGCGGCGTCGGCCCTGTgcacctccagcggccccctgCTGAGGACCCTGGACGTCCAGTGGGTGGAGGGGCTCGCCGACCCCCAGATGAGAGAcctgctctccccccccacgGACAGCAGACCAG GCCAGAGTGACAGCCGGAGCCGGCTGCGTAACGTGGAGGAGCTGCGGCTGGCGGGGCTGGACATCACGGACGCCACGCTGCGGCTGCTCATCCTCCACATGCCGGCGCTCACCCTGCTGGACCTCAGCTACTGCAACCACGTCACCGACCAGTCGGTCAACCTGCTGACCGCCGCCGGCACCGCCACAAGGGACTCCCTGACGCACGTCAGCCTCGCGG